The Streptomyces sp. NBC_00670 genome window below encodes:
- a CDS encoding heavy metal translocating P-type ATPase translates to MSSVLDQRSAPPADGPRPAPPPRRTRLLSLPETRWALAALVLFLLALPVHLLHGPGLLGAALFAATYVTGGWEPGWAGLKALKDRTLDVDLLMVVAALGAAAIGQVLDGALLIVIFATSGALEAVATARTADSVRGLLDLAPATAVRLLPDGTEESVDTGTLAVGDTVLVRPGERIGADGRVVDGASDVDQATITGEPLPVAKQVGDEVFAGTVNGAGALRVRVDRDPSDSVIARIVKMVADASGTKAPTQLFIERIEQRYSVGMVVVTLAVFGVPLTFGDTLDSALLRAMTFMIVASPCAVVLSTMPPLLSAIANAGRHGVLVKSAVVMERLGQIDAVALDKTGTLTEGTPRVTDVRPATASGLSEDELLRLAAAAEHPSEHPLARALVDAARAKGLGLPPAEGFLSTPGTGVSAKVEGRTVAVGSPARLLGTLLGHPCAAAAVSLEEKGRTAVLVTVDGRPVGVLGVADRLREEAGTVVAALGGLTVTAPLLVTGDNLRAAALLAAEAGLTEVRADLLPQDKVSVVREMERAGHKVLVVGDGVNDAPALAAAHSGIAMGRVGSDLALDTADAIVVRDELAAVPAVVRLSRAARRLVTQNLAIAGVFLTVLVAWDLIGTLPLPLGVAGHEGSTVVVGLNGLRLLREAAWPRPTKDPA, encoded by the coding sequence ATGTCTTCTGTCCTGGACCAGCGGTCCGCACCGCCCGCCGACGGACCGCGCCCGGCCCCGCCCCCGCGCCGCACCCGTCTGCTGTCCCTGCCGGAGACCCGGTGGGCACTCGCGGCACTGGTGCTGTTCCTGCTCGCCCTGCCCGTCCACCTGCTGCACGGCCCCGGACTGCTGGGAGCGGCGCTCTTCGCCGCCACCTACGTCACGGGTGGCTGGGAGCCGGGGTGGGCAGGGCTGAAGGCCCTCAAGGACAGGACACTGGACGTGGACCTGCTGATGGTGGTGGCCGCGCTCGGGGCCGCCGCGATCGGTCAGGTCCTCGACGGCGCCCTGCTGATCGTCATCTTCGCCACCTCCGGCGCCCTGGAGGCCGTCGCCACCGCGCGGACCGCGGACTCCGTGCGCGGTCTGCTCGACCTCGCTCCGGCCACCGCCGTCCGGCTGCTGCCCGACGGCACCGAGGAGTCGGTGGACACCGGGACCCTCGCGGTCGGGGACACGGTCCTGGTCCGGCCGGGGGAGCGGATCGGCGCCGACGGCCGGGTGGTGGACGGGGCCAGTGACGTGGACCAGGCCACCATCACCGGCGAGCCGCTGCCGGTCGCGAAACAGGTGGGGGACGAGGTGTTCGCCGGCACGGTGAACGGTGCCGGAGCCCTGCGCGTACGGGTCGATCGCGACCCGTCGGACTCGGTGATCGCCCGGATCGTGAAGATGGTCGCGGATGCCTCCGGGACCAAAGCCCCCACGCAGTTGTTCATCGAGAGGATCGAGCAGCGCTACTCGGTCGGCATGGTCGTCGTGACCCTGGCAGTTTTCGGCGTCCCCCTGACCTTCGGTGACACACTCGATTCGGCGCTGCTGCGGGCGATGACCTTCATGATCGTGGCCTCACCGTGCGCAGTGGTGCTGTCCACCATGCCGCCGCTGCTGTCCGCGATCGCCAACGCCGGCCGTCACGGTGTCCTGGTGAAGTCCGCCGTGGTCATGGAGCGCCTCGGGCAGATCGATGCCGTCGCCCTGGACAAGACCGGCACCCTCACCGAAGGCACCCCGCGCGTGACCGATGTCCGTCCGGCGACCGCCTCCGGGCTGAGCGAGGACGAATTGCTGCGGCTGGCTGCGGCGGCCGAACATCCCAGCGAGCACCCACTGGCCCGCGCGCTCGTGGACGCCGCCCGCGCCAAGGGCCTCGGCCTCCCGCCGGCAGAGGGTTTCCTGTCCACGCCCGGCACCGGGGTCAGCGCGAAGGTGGAGGGCCGCACGGTGGCGGTCGGCAGCCCTGCCCGTCTCCTCGGCACCCTCCTCGGCCACCCCTGCGCCGCCGCGGCGGTGAGCCTGGAGGAGAAGGGCCGCACCGCCGTCCTGGTCACTGTCGACGGCAGGCCGGTCGGTGTGCTCGGCGTCGCCGACCGGCTGCGCGAGGAGGCCGGTACGGTGGTCGCCGCGCTGGGCGGACTCACGGTGACCGCCCCCCTCCTGGTCACCGGTGACAACCTCCGTGCGGCGGCCCTGCTCGCCGCCGAGGCCGGCCTCACCGAGGTCCGCGCCGACCTGCTCCCGCAGGACAAGGTGAGCGTGGTCCGCGAGATGGAGCGGGCCGGCCACAAGGTGCTGGTGGTCGGCGACGGTGTCAACGACGCCCCCGCCCTGGCCGCCGCGCACTCCGGGATCGCCATGGGACGGGTGGGCTCCGACCTCGCGCTGGACACCGCCGACGCCATCGTGGTCCGCGACGAACTCGCCGCCGTCCCCGCCGTCGTGCGGCTCTCGCGCGCCGCCCGCCGCCTCGTCACCCAGAACCTGGCCATCGCCGGAGTGTTCCTCACCGTTCTGGTCGCCTGGGACCTGATCGGCACGCTTCCCCTCCCGCTCGGTGTCGCGGGCCACGAGGGCTCCACCGTCGTCGTCGGCCTCAACGGCCTGCGCCTGCTGCGCGAAGCCGCCTGGCCCCGGCCCACCAAGGACCCGGCGTGA
- a CDS encoding ArsR/SmtB family transcription factor, with translation MGHGRDTPGSAGTRQRLDAVGTADVAATLQALATPSRLYILARLQEGPCSVGELAEAVGMENSACSHQLRLLRNLGLVTGERQGRSIVYSLYDNHVSELLDQALYHVEHLRLGLHDVPAREPAPAATDR, from the coding sequence ATGGGCCATGGACGCGACACCCCCGGCAGCGCCGGCACCCGCCAACGTCTCGACGCGGTGGGCACCGCCGATGTCGCCGCCACCCTCCAGGCCCTCGCCACCCCCTCCCGGCTCTACATCCTGGCCCGCCTTCAGGAAGGACCCTGCTCGGTCGGCGAGCTCGCCGAGGCCGTCGGCATGGAGAACTCGGCGTGCTCCCACCAGCTCCGCCTGCTGCGCAACCTCGGTCTGGTCACCGGCGAACGTCAGGGCCGCAGCATCGTGTACTCCCTCTACGACAACCACGTCTCCGAACTCCTCGACCAGGCCCTCTACCACGTCGAGCACCTGCGTCTGGGCCTGCACGACGTTCCGGCCCGCGAGCCCGCCCCGGCCGCCACCGACCGCTGA
- a CDS encoding SCO6745 family protein: MDKTSSHPTAHLARRMFELLEPICLVTYLADECNEELAALGHRTYWDGYFAARAAPLGRVPAHVVHAAFYNFADGEAARHIPSAWETIPPEASVAARQRGSAASLRRILGEELADSPGLVRAADLTTKAATSAPTEGRAMYAGMRGLEVPGDPVARLWHSATMLREHRGDGHIAALLVAHIGGTEAHVLSALDQGIDPPESFGRIHHLPKERLAAVMDGLRTRGLVDADGHFTDAGRAAKQRIETLTDELAAPPYDALSPAQRDELIIQLEPITATLVATGSR, encoded by the coding sequence GTGGACAAGACGTCCTCGCACCCGACGGCCCACCTCGCCCGGCGTATGTTCGAGCTCTTGGAGCCGATCTGCCTGGTCACCTACCTCGCCGACGAGTGCAACGAGGAACTGGCCGCACTTGGACACCGCACCTACTGGGACGGCTACTTCGCCGCCCGGGCCGCACCACTGGGGCGGGTGCCGGCCCACGTCGTGCACGCGGCCTTCTACAACTTCGCCGACGGGGAAGCCGCACGGCACATCCCCAGCGCCTGGGAGACCATCCCGCCCGAGGCCTCCGTCGCCGCGCGGCAGCGGGGCAGCGCGGCCTCCCTGCGGCGCATCCTCGGCGAGGAACTGGCCGATTCCCCGGGCCTGGTGCGCGCCGCGGACCTGACCACCAAGGCCGCGACGAGCGCACCGACCGAAGGCCGCGCGATGTACGCCGGCATGCGCGGTCTCGAGGTACCCGGCGACCCCGTCGCCCGACTGTGGCATTCCGCGACGATGCTCCGCGAGCACCGCGGCGACGGACACATCGCCGCACTCCTCGTCGCGCACATCGGCGGCACCGAGGCCCACGTGCTCTCCGCCCTGGACCAGGGCATCGATCCCCCGGAGTCGTTCGGACGCATCCACCACCTGCCGAAGGAGCGGCTGGCCGCGGTCATGGACGGCTTGCGCACACGCGGGCTCGTCGACGCCGACGGCCACTTCACCGACGCCGGCCGCGCGGCCAAACAACGCATCGAAACCCTCACCGACGAACTCGCCGCCCCGCCCTACGACGCCCTGTCCCCCGCCCAACGCGACGAACTGATCATCCAACTCGAACCCATCACCGCGACCCTGGTGGCCACAGGCTCCCGGTGA
- a CDS encoding NAD(P)H-binding protein codes for MRLFVIGATGSVGGAVARHLGASGHTVSGPARSQDAAARLRGQGITAVRADLDTGRPAVLAAARAADAVLYAAQTTPEQETSTVRELTRALAGTGKTLSSCPAAGSCYSAPRAPGAPTSSPRPPADGQSSSRYTASHRSTAGRRRRRPGGWPRARGPPWRCAPLPRRQGPYRFLGITGSLWPPGSR; via the coding sequence ATGCGCCTCTTCGTCATCGGAGCCACCGGGTCCGTCGGCGGTGCCGTCGCCCGGCACCTGGGGGCGAGCGGGCACACCGTCTCCGGCCCGGCCCGCAGCCAGGACGCCGCCGCCCGACTGCGGGGACAGGGCATCACCGCGGTGCGAGCGGACCTGGACACCGGACGTCCCGCCGTGCTCGCCGCGGCGCGGGCGGCCGACGCCGTCCTCTATGCCGCCCAGACGACGCCCGAGCAGGAGACCTCCACCGTGCGCGAACTGACGCGCGCGCTGGCCGGGACGGGCAAGACCCTCTCCTCCTGTCCGGCAGCAGGGTCCTGCTACAGCGCACCGCGGGCGCCTGGAGCCCCGACGTCTTCGCCCCGGCCCCCCGCTGACGGCCAATCGTCCAGCCGGTACACGGCGTCGCATCGTTCCACCGCTGGCCGTCGACGTCGACGACCCGGCGGGTGGCCGCGGGCAAGGGGTCCGCCTTGGCGATGCGCCCCACTGCCGCGCCGACAAGGTCCGTACCGATTCCTGGGTATCACCGGGAGCCTGTGGCCACCAGGGTCGCGGTGA
- a CDS encoding SDR family oxidoreductase: protein MLGEHIAMPDRTNARGRAGAPDEIAEIVSFLAGPASSYLNGAVLFADGGERSALPA, encoded by the coding sequence ATGCTCGGAGAACACATCGCGATGCCCGACCGGACCAACGCCCGCGGGCGCGCCGGTGCCCCCGATGAGATCGCCGAGATCGTCTCCTTCCTGGCCGGCCCCGCCAGCTCCTACCTCAACGGCGCCGTACTGTTCGCGGACGGCGGCGAACGCAGCGCCCTGCCCGCCTGA
- a CDS encoding SDR family oxidoreductase, which yields MQRGHSARSTGDRHVAVNTRAPFLLVGALAPGMTERGDGVIVLVGSSAARMPAPVGAAYGASKAGVEIPTRYLDHRVRPRGCTGQHRLPGPGPHRGHPGDARRTHRDARPDQRPRARRCPR from the coding sequence GTGCAGCGCGGCCACAGCGCCCGCTCCACCGGCGACCGGCACGTCGCGGTCAACACCCGCGCCCCGTTCCTGCTGGTCGGCGCGCTGGCACCCGGGATGACCGAACGCGGCGACGGGGTGATCGTGCTCGTCGGCTCCAGCGCGGCCCGCATGCCGGCCCCCGTCGGCGCCGCGTACGGCGCCTCCAAGGCCGGCGTGGAGATCCCGACCCGCTACTTGGACCACCGAGTACGGCCCCGCGGGTGTACGGGTCAACACCGTCTCCCCGGGCCCGGTCCACACCGAGGGCACCCGGGCGATGCTCGGAGAACACATCGCGATGCCCGACCGGACCAACGCCCGCGGGCGCGCCGGTGCCCCCGATGA
- a CDS encoding MarR family winged helix-turn-helix transcriptional regulator: MSSAFARVATDSVAGLPGGVRGYLVLVALAGAVEPPSQLALAKEVSLDRTVTTYLLDDLEAHRLVTRQPDPRDRRVRQVLLTDTGRARLAEVRTTLGSAEARLLADLGPEEARQLRDLLSRVARTAQRDALAAAEQDC, translated from the coding sequence GTGTCCTCGGCGTTCGCGCGGGTCGCGACCGACTCCGTGGCCGGACTGCCCGGCGGGGTCCGCGGCTACCTCGTCCTGGTCGCGCTGGCCGGCGCGGTCGAGCCGCCCTCACAACTCGCCCTGGCCAAGGAGGTCAGCCTGGACCGCACCGTGACGACCTACCTCCTGGACGACCTCGAAGCGCACCGGCTGGTGACCCGTCAGCCCGACCCGCGCGACCGCCGTGTGCGCCAGGTCCTCCTCACCGACACCGGCCGCGCACGCCTCGCCGAGGTCCGCACCACCCTCGGTTCCGCGGAGGCGCGCCTGCTCGCGGACCTCGGCCCCGAAGAGGCCCGGCAGCTGCGGGACCTGCTCTCGCGCGTCGCGCGGACCGCTCAGCGAGACGCACTCGCGGCCGCCGAACAGGACTGCTGA
- a CDS encoding ABC transporter ATP-binding protein, which translates to MTGRAHEAPTATDPVAEVAGLTLGPLGGGPPVLADARLRVRRGQVVGVVGRSGSGKSSLAYGLLGHVRPGLEVRAGAVRVAGLDPFDRAGARRLRGRVVSYLGQDPASALNPALRIGTQLAEAVRLRTSAGRREDVRARVGELLLSVRLPADRAFRRRLPGELSGGQAQRVALALALAGSPRLLVLDEPTSGLDTVLAARMRTLLAEILADGDRSALLISHDPGWLASVTDDVIRLEAGRIVEGAAPTASPMAVPPYGGATGAAAGRSLAGRPAAGELPRGELPRGELSVRGLDARHGRDVVLSDFSLTVPAGGCTAVVGPSGSGKTTLARCLAGLHRPVRGSVEWREHGARHGGGAPVQLVAQDARGALNPRESVRTSLLRPLAGVGRRPDRDPTHEAVRLLGLVGLDPDVMPRRPGELSGGQRQRVALARTLAARPRVLVCDEITSALDGETADAVLALLDSLRRELGLTVVMVTHDLAAAARHAEHVVVLDAGRMVESGPVERVLATPEHPVTRQLLACAHRPAASVPER; encoded by the coding sequence ATGACCGGCCGGGCGCACGAGGCGCCCACCGCGACGGATCCGGTCGCCGAGGTCGCCGGGCTGACGCTCGGTCCACTCGGGGGCGGCCCGCCCGTCCTGGCGGACGCGCGGCTGCGGGTGCGGCGCGGACAGGTGGTGGGGGTGGTGGGCAGGTCCGGCTCCGGCAAGAGCAGCCTGGCGTACGGCCTGCTGGGACACGTGCGTCCGGGGCTGGAGGTCCGTGCCGGCGCCGTCCGGGTGGCGGGCCTCGACCCCTTCGACCGCGCGGGGGCGCGCCGACTGCGGGGCAGGGTGGTGTCCTACCTGGGCCAGGACCCTGCCTCGGCGCTCAATCCCGCGCTCCGGATCGGCACGCAGCTCGCCGAGGCGGTGCGCCTGCGCACGTCCGCCGGACGGAGGGAAGACGTCCGGGCGCGGGTGGGGGAGCTGCTGCTGTCCGTGCGGCTGCCGGCCGACCGGGCGTTCCGACGGCGGCTGCCGGGCGAGCTCTCGGGCGGCCAGGCCCAACGCGTCGCGCTGGCCCTCGCGTTGGCGGGATCGCCGCGCCTGCTGGTCCTGGACGAGCCCACCAGCGGCCTCGACACGGTGCTGGCGGCCCGGATGCGGACGCTGCTGGCCGAGATCCTTGCCGACGGCGACCGCTCCGCACTCCTGATCAGCCACGACCCGGGCTGGCTCGCATCCGTGACGGACGACGTGATCCGTCTGGAGGCGGGCCGGATCGTGGAGGGTGCTGCGCCGACAGCCTCGCCCATGGCGGTGCCACCGTACGGCGGCGCCACCGGTGCCGCCGCCGGACGATCCCTTGCCGGACGGCCCGCGGCCGGAGAACTGCCCAGGGGGGAGTTGCCCAGGGGGGAACTGTCCGTCCGTGGGCTCGATGCCCGGCACGGCCGCGACGTCGTCCTGAGTGACTTCTCCCTCACCGTCCCGGCGGGCGGCTGCACCGCCGTGGTCGGCCCCTCGGGGTCCGGGAAGACCACCCTGGCCCGGTGCCTCGCCGGGCTCCACCGGCCCGTACGGGGCAGCGTCGAGTGGCGGGAGCACGGCGCGAGGCACGGGGGCGGCGCTCCGGTGCAACTCGTCGCGCAGGACGCGCGCGGTGCCCTCAACCCGCGCGAATCCGTGCGTACGTCACTCCTGCGGCCCCTCGCGGGAGTGGGACGCCGGCCGGACCGGGATCCGACGCACGAGGCCGTACGACTGCTCGGCCTGGTCGGGCTGGACCCGGACGTCATGCCACGTCGGCCGGGGGAGTTGTCGGGAGGCCAGCGCCAACGGGTCGCGCTGGCACGGACACTGGCCGCCCGGCCACGGGTCCTGGTCTGCGACGAGATCACCTCCGCGCTGGACGGTGAGACGGCGGACGCGGTCCTCGCGCTGCTGGACTCACTGCGGCGGGAGCTGGGACTGACGGTGGTGATGGTGACGCACGACCTCGCGGCCGCCGCCCGCCACGCGGAGCACGTCGTCGTGCTCGACGCGGGACGGATGGTCGAGTCCGGCCCGGTCGAGCGGGTGCTGGCGACCCCGGAACACCCCGTCACCAGGCAACTGCTCGCCTGCGCCCACCGTCCCGCGGCCTCCGTACCGGAGCGGTGA
- a CDS encoding ABC transporter permease — translation MTSGSTPTRRARPAGRRAPRGRLPLVLLGTGTLVVVLPALLGPLAVPHSPTARLGAPFQRPDADFLLGTDVLGRDVASRVLAGGRTLVLTALAGTAAAGAVGLTAGVLAAMASRRLGDLLVRCVDALAVLPPFLVVLVLAVGFPGSTTAVVAAVALATAPFSTRVLRAAADTVLTSGYVEAARARGDTRRAVLRHDVLPNIAGPALTDCALRLVASLHLTATAGFLGLGRGGGTPDWGRMVSENAPGATLAVLPFLAPVLPLVLLSVCAGLLADVVGRGTA, via the coding sequence ATGACGTCCGGTTCCACGCCGACGCGGCGGGCCCGTCCGGCCGGCCGCCGCGCACCGCGCGGCCGGCTGCCGCTGGTGCTCCTCGGCACGGGCACGCTCGTGGTCGTCCTGCCCGCCCTGCTGGGTCCGCTCGCCGTGCCGCACAGCCCCACCGCGCGGCTGGGCGCGCCCTTCCAGCGGCCGGACGCGGACTTCCTCCTCGGCACCGACGTCCTCGGCCGGGACGTGGCGAGCCGGGTGCTCGCCGGCGGACGCACCCTGGTGCTCACCGCGCTCGCGGGCACGGCGGCCGCCGGTGCCGTCGGGCTGACCGCCGGCGTCCTGGCGGCCATGGCCTCTCGCCGGCTCGGCGACCTGCTGGTCCGCTGCGTGGACGCCCTCGCCGTGCTCCCGCCGTTCCTCGTCGTCCTCGTCCTCGCCGTCGGCTTCCCCGGCAGCACCACGGCCGTCGTGGCCGCCGTGGCCCTGGCCACCGCCCCGTTCTCCACCCGCGTGCTCCGCGCCGCCGCGGACACCGTCCTGACCAGCGGCTACGTCGAGGCCGCCCGGGCCCGGGGCGACACCCGGCGGGCCGTGCTGCGCCACGACGTCCTGCCCAACATCGCCGGGCCGGCCCTCACGGATTGCGCGCTGCGCCTGGTCGCCTCCCTCCACCTCACCGCCACCGCGGGCTTCCTCGGGCTGGGCCGGGGCGGCGGGACGCCGGACTGGGGGCGCATGGTGAGCGAGAACGCCCCCGGGGCGACGCTCGCCGTCCTGCCGTTCCTCGCCCCGGTCCTCCCGCTGGTACTGCTGTCCGTCTGCGCCGGACTGCTGGCGGACGTGGTGGGACGGGGGACCGCATGA
- a CDS encoding ABC transporter permease: MNVLAFAGRRLAGAAALLVLLSAAVFAATAVLPGDAVSAVAGVDASTGQRARVRAELGLDRPAAERYASWAAGALRGDLGRGFVGERPVTEVLATRLPNSLLLAGLTLAVTAPLALLLGLWTGLRAGGTADRLVSTGAQVLAAVPEFVVAALLTAVLAVWLGVLPRVSVVPLGGTPLDAPHALVLPVLTLGPVGLAVATRLLRVCVADAAAAPYCEAARLSGVRGVRLAVRHLLPNAAGPAVQALTLTTGALVGSSVVVENVFDYPGIGRELQLAVAARDVPMVQGIATALVAVMLAVLLLGDLCARLLGRREANGR; this comes from the coding sequence GTGAACGTCCTCGCGTTCGCCGGCCGCCGCCTCGCCGGGGCGGCCGCCCTGCTGGTACTGCTGTCGGCCGCGGTCTTCGCGGCCACGGCCGTCCTCCCGGGAGACGCCGTCAGCGCGGTCGCCGGTGTGGACGCCTCCACCGGACAGCGCGCCCGGGTCCGCGCGGAACTCGGTCTCGACCGGCCCGCCGCCGAGCGGTACGCGTCCTGGGCGGCCGGGGCCCTCCGGGGCGATCTGGGCCGCGGGTTCGTGGGGGAGCGCCCGGTCACCGAGGTCCTGGCCACCCGCCTGCCCAACAGCCTGCTGCTCGCCGGGCTGACCCTCGCGGTCACCGCGCCGCTCGCCCTGCTGCTCGGCCTGTGGACCGGGCTGCGCGCCGGCGGCACCGCCGACCGCCTGGTCTCCACCGGCGCCCAAGTCCTCGCGGCCGTCCCCGAGTTCGTCGTCGCCGCACTGCTCACCGCGGTACTGGCGGTATGGCTGGGAGTCCTTCCGCGGGTCTCCGTCGTCCCCCTGGGCGGCACCCCGCTCGACGCGCCGCACGCCCTGGTCCTGCCCGTCCTCACGCTCGGCCCGGTCGGGCTCGCCGTCGCCACCCGACTGCTGCGCGTCTGCGTCGCGGACGCCGCGGCCGCACCGTACTGCGAGGCCGCGCGGCTGAGCGGAGTGCGCGGGGTGCGGCTGGCGGTGCGTCACCTGCTGCCCAACGCCGCCGGGCCCGCCGTGCAGGCGCTCACCCTCACCACGGGGGCGCTGGTCGGCTCCTCGGTGGTGGTGGAGAACGTCTTCGACTACCCGGGCATCGGCCGGGAACTGCAACTGGCCGTCGCCGCCCGGGACGTGCCGATGGTGCAGGGCATCGCCACCGCCCTCGTCGCCGTGATGCTCGCCGTGCTCCTCCTGGGCGACCTCTGCGCACGGCTGCTCGGCAGGCGGGAGGCGAACGGCCGATGA
- a CDS encoding ABC transporter substrate-binding protein: protein MSRHFDRRALLRRGAAGALALAAGPGLLAACSTDEPANGRGAAGSSPRSGGTLRAAFVGGGASETLDFFNGPSALDLVRARAWHGTLGNLDPTAPDGVRYGVLKGIDISDDLSAYTLHVRPGVRFTDGSELTAADILHSLGALAAKSTLPVYRLAAANFDLAHARAEGDLKVVLPTLRPIADGRLILCQGNFLVVKDGTKKFRTGMPSCGPFRLTEFTPGQGAAFTRYDDHYGHVPHLDGLELRSIADSTARAGALTGGEVDFAHDLSPVTARTLADNGKVELVPTKSPYLIGLSFQMNMGVKPFDDPRVREAFKLAVDREAMVKTVFHGNAEIGNDLPSMGFPDYADGIPRRAHDPGRARRLLKEAGADGMKVRLTTGPETPGMVEMATLYVEDLKKAGVQASLRELPAGQLYADFATYAALPLAGSYQMPIPALSTYQMSTAGGSPSAFGWKESATDALVAKARAESDPAEAKRLGTRAQRTRWEKGNQVLPVFKPNLNAQAKGVAGIRDDLFEQFPGFSRASLA from the coding sequence ATGTCCAGACACTTCGACCGCCGGGCCCTCCTGCGCCGTGGCGCAGCGGGAGCGCTGGCCCTGGCCGCGGGGCCCGGCCTGCTGGCGGCGTGCTCCACCGACGAGCCCGCCAACGGCCGCGGGGCCGCGGGCTCCTCGCCCCGCTCGGGCGGCACCCTGCGCGCCGCGTTCGTCGGGGGCGGCGCCTCCGAAACCCTCGACTTCTTCAACGGCCCCTCCGCACTGGACCTGGTGCGCGCCCGGGCCTGGCACGGCACCCTGGGCAACCTCGATCCCACCGCCCCCGACGGGGTGCGCTACGGCGTGCTCAAGGGCATCGACATCTCCGACGACCTGTCGGCCTACACGCTGCACGTGCGCCCCGGCGTCCGCTTCACCGACGGCTCCGAGCTGACCGCCGCCGACATCCTGCACTCGCTCGGCGCCCTCGCGGCCAAGAGCACCCTGCCCGTGTACCGGCTGGCCGCCGCCAACTTCGACCTCGCCCACGCCAGGGCCGAGGGTGACCTGAAGGTCGTCCTGCCCACCCTGCGGCCCATCGCGGACGGCCGCCTGATCCTCTGCCAGGGCAACTTCCTCGTCGTCAAGGACGGCACGAAGAAGTTCCGTACGGGCATGCCCAGTTGCGGCCCCTTCCGGCTCACCGAATTCACGCCCGGCCAGGGTGCGGCGTTCACGCGCTACGACGACCACTACGGCCACGTACCCCATCTGGACGGTCTGGAGCTGCGATCGATCGCCGACTCGACCGCCCGGGCCGGAGCGCTCACCGGCGGTGAGGTCGACTTCGCCCACGACCTCTCGCCCGTCACGGCGCGCACCCTCGCCGACAACGGAAAGGTCGAACTCGTCCCCACGAAGAGCCCCTACCTGATCGGGCTCTCCTTTCAGATGAACATGGGCGTGAAACCGTTCGACGACCCGCGGGTGCGGGAGGCCTTCAAGCTCGCGGTCGACCGGGAAGCCATGGTGAAGACGGTGTTCCACGGCAACGCCGAGATCGGCAACGACCTGCCGTCCATGGGCTTCCCCGACTACGCCGACGGCATCCCCCGGCGCGCCCACGACCCCGGGCGGGCCCGCCGGCTCCTCAAGGAGGCCGGCGCCGACGGCATGAAGGTCCGGCTGACGACCGGTCCCGAGACGCCGGGCATGGTGGAGATGGCCACCCTCTACGTGGAGGACCTGAAGAAGGCCGGCGTCCAGGCGTCACTCCGCGAACTGCCCGCCGGGCAGCTCTACGCCGACTTCGCCACGTACGCGGCGCTGCCGCTGGCGGGCTCGTACCAGATGCCCATCCCCGCGCTGTCGACGTACCAGATGAGCACCGCGGGCGGCTCGCCCTCGGCGTTCGGCTGGAAGGAGTCCGCGACCGACGCCCTCGTGGCCAAGGCCCGCGCCGAGAGCGACCCGGCCGAGGCGAAGCGGCTCGGCACCCGGGCCCAGCGCACCCGCTGGGAGAAGGGCAACCAGGTGCTGCCGGTCTTCAAGCCGAACCTGAACGCCCAGGCCAAGGGGGTCGCCGGGATACGCGACGACCTCTTCGAACAGTTCCCCGGCTTCTCGCGGGCGTCCCTCGCGTGA
- a CDS encoding Fur family transcriptional regulator, translating to MFNYPDATADPTLREADIVHGSSAGEQRPDWRSTRQRNAVLRVLRDAPDFVSARVLHEVLTAGGTAIGLTTVYRTLATLERDGHVDVVRDRAGERLYRPRPADGHRHYLVCRHCGLSRAVESEDVERWADAVAADTGFADVEHTVELTGVCAHCQQKSTIGNDFHINPPRAWF from the coding sequence ATGTTCAACTACCCTGACGCGACAGCAGATCCCACACTGCGGGAGGCAGACATCGTGCATGGCTCGTCGGCCGGGGAGCAGCGGCCGGACTGGCGTTCCACGCGGCAGCGGAACGCCGTACTGCGCGTACTGCGCGACGCCCCCGACTTCGTCTCCGCCCGGGTGCTGCACGAGGTGCTGACGGCCGGAGGAACCGCGATCGGCCTCACCACGGTCTACCGGACCCTCGCGACGCTCGAGCGTGACGGACACGTCGACGTCGTCCGGGACAGGGCCGGCGAGCGCCTCTACCGCCCCCGCCCCGCCGACGGGCACCGGCACTATCTGGTCTGCCGTCACTGCGGTCTGAGCCGGGCCGTGGAGTCGGAGGACGTCGAGCGCTGGGCGGATGCCGTGGCGGCGGACACCGGTTTCGCCGACGTCGAGCACACCGTGGAACTCACCGGCGTCTGCGCGCACTGCCAGCAGAAGTCAACAATTGGCAACGATTTTCATATCAACCCACCGCGCGCTTGGTTCTGA